From the Hordeum vulgare subsp. vulgare chromosome 1H, MorexV3_pseudomolecules_assembly, whole genome shotgun sequence genome, the window TCGGCTTCTCGTCGGCTTGCTGTGAGACCTTGTCGACCATCTTCTTAtgctccttctccgcctcctccgccATCTTCAGGCAGCTCTGCGTGTGCATCTGAAGAGCACATGGAAGGGGATGACATCACATCACAGgatctgggtggttccaaacagggtcaCCTTGCAtcagcgaggggaggaggaggagggcggccgggaggaggaagagggggagggggaggggagggagggaggaggaggaggaggaggggtggccgggaggaggaggagggggaggggagggagggaggaggacgggcgaccgggaggaggaggagggggagggggaggggagggagggaggaggacgggcggccgggaggaggagttgggggaggggagggagggtgtTTCCGCGAAGATGCACGGACGAAACATTTTTTTTCACTTAagaaaggactgcgggttgattgacTGAAAATGGAGGGACTTTTTCGCAAAACTgccatgacggacgaccagaaaccctatttactttattattagggagagattagaGCATGTTTTTGCACAATTTCACGCCAAAGCACAGCCACTTGTATCATGTGCAAAAATGACGTACATATTTTACATGACATTGCATCTTATAATTTTGATATATTAGAAAAACATAATTTTAAAGTTCATTCATCGAGCTCAAGTTTCTTATATTTATATAGATaaattttttcaaataaaaaatGATGTTTTTTAAAACTATGAAAAATGACTCGAAGTATATACACTCGCAAGTGACATGGGCCCGTGGGCTACAATGTGCGAGAACCCAAGGCCCAGACAGTCAGTCTGCCAAAGATTATGAAAGTTGTGGTACTTGACAGTCTCCGGTGCGGTGCATTTCAGCTATCCGTGGTACTTGACGGAGGCGTAGGTCTGCACTATGGTGGAGACGAAGGTGACGAGTGCGACGACCTCGATGACGACGGCCCACGGCAGCGTGAAGTAGTTCCGCTGCACGTCGGCCCACATGACGTACAGCGGGTGGCGGCTCCGCTCCCGCAGCTTGTCCAGCAGCACGCACAGGTAGCTCGTCACCAGCagctcgccgccggccgccgcctcgcTCGCGGCGCCCATCGTCCGGAAAAACCTCGCCACCGCCTCCTTGGTCTCGTTGCCCGCGCCGCCGTGCTGCTGcaccacctccgccgccgccagcacccccGCGTCCTCCGCCGATTGCACCATCTTCGCCATGAAGCACACGTACGCCGACACGTCCGTCGGCGTCTTCGtcgacgccgacgacgactgctcgaACGCCATCAGGTTCAGCAGCAGCGGCGCCGTGCGGAACTCGATCCGGAGCTGGGGGAGGTGGAGCCGGTCCTCGTGCTGCGTCAGCTTCACGGCGAGCGGCACCGGCCCCAGCACCGACGCGATGCCGGCCAACGCCTTGCTCGCGCTGCCGGCGCGTGCCTTCTTGAACTGCACGCCCATCCGCTTCAGGTCGCTCGCCGACGGCACGTCTTCCTTCCCGTAGCTCGCGCTCCACTTCTTGTCCTCGGGGAGGATCGGGTACAGCAGCGGCACGAACAGCAGCAGCGGGATGCGGCGCAGCAGTCGTCCCGCCTCCTGTGCCGTCTCTATCACCGCGCCGTCCTGGATGGCGCGCGGCGGCGGCTCCCACCGGGTCCGCGCCGCGGTGATCATCTCGTGGAGCAGGTGCAGGACGTGAGAGACCCGCTCGGCCGGCGGCAGCTCCTCGCTCATGTCGCGGCCCTTCTCGCCGGCGAGGTAGTACAGCACGAGCTTCACGAGCAGCACCGGCGCGGGGTAGCCAGTGGCCTCGAACTCCGGCAGCTTGGTGCAGGTGATGAGGTCGACGAGGAGGAAGAATGGCATCTGGTTCTCGGCGAGGACGAGATCGACGGAGAGCTGAGCGGGGCCGAAGGGCGTGGCGTGGAGCGACGGTTCCTCGTGGCCCGTGGCGACGTTGATGAGGTGCTCGATGATGAAGCAGCCGTCGAGCACCATCATCTGGATGAACTCATCAGCGGCAATCTCGACGACCTCTTCCCCGACGTACATCGCCCGGGCCTCCTGCTCGCGGGCAGCGACGACGCGGATGTACGCCTGGATGACGGCGAGGTGCTGCGACGGGTCGGGGTGGCCGCGGGAGATGAGGCTGTTGAGGTATGCCACCTTGAGCCGCTCGGCGGGGCGGAGGCGCCGGTCCTCGCGGCTGTGGAGCGGGCCGATGGCGACGAATCCCGGCGTGTAGTCGTTGGCGTTGTTGTTGCGGAGGTGGAGTGGGACGCGGGACAGCCGGTGGCTGGTCGCCATCGCCCGGTGCTgctcctccgccgccgcgccCGCTTGCTTCTGCATGAGGGAGCGCGCCAGATATTCGACATGCACCGTGATGTCGCCCCCGCCCCCTCCCCCGCCGGCGCCGGCACCGCCACGGCCGCCCGGCATGCGAAAAGGCCGATCTCTAGGCATCCTCAACGATGGAACAGTGCACGTGCTATGCCACGATCGCCATGAACTGCATGCGCGGCTACATATAGAGTTGCAGAATGGAATAATGCCAGCTTGGGGACGATGGTGAGATGGACACGCAAGGACAAGTCGGAGAACACGATCCCTCAATGATGTACGCTTACATACAGATATATACGTAGCTTCCGTCAGCGATAAAGATGACAGAACATCAGTGCCAATTCTTTGCTTTACTTGTACATGCAGACCATACGAGATTCAGCTTCGTTATTCTaatttattactccctccgtcccaaaataagtgtctcaactttgtactagctctaatacaaatttgtactaagcttgagacagttattttgggacggaaggaGTACGTATTAGGTTGCATACATCCCAATTAACCCATCTACGCAGCATTTGGCGTGTATGTACAGATTTTTTTAAACAACATCACAAAGCTTTATTGATTGGTCACAATGTTTACACGGACGGATGGAAGGTCTCTGGGATGTCCTAATCAAACAGCTATCCCGAGAGATAAAGCATGCTTCACTACGTTGTGAGCCTCAAAGTTTGAGCTCCTAAATTCATGACTAGAGCtacaaaaatcaaaagaaaaagagtGATTCACAATCTCATGGATCAGCGCTCCGTAAGCACTTGAGCTATCTTTCGTTAACTCTTGTACCACCACCTTGCAATCTCACGCCACTTGGATACGCCTCAGGTATAGGTCGTGTGCCAGGGCAAGAACTTCTCTAATGATGAGGGCTTCAAGTGTAGGCGGGTTCACAATATTCCGGAAGGCCAGAGTGGAGGCCCCCATGAACATTCCGTTGTGGTCTCGGCAGATGACCCCTACTGCACCAAAGCCCTGTCTGGACACCGCAGCATCCACATTCAGTTTTGCATTGCCGTTGAGAGGGGCCAGCCAAGCTGATGGTCTCACCATAGCAGGCGCAGCCGCCGCTGGAAACTTGGCGTTGGAGAATTGAAGGTCAGGCAGATAACTTGATATGAAAGTATTTACCGAATGCTGAGATTGAAATATATTCTCATGTATCACCTTGCGCCTGACACCCCAAAGGGCCCAGAGCGTCACAACCAGCCGATCGAAGAGGTCTTGGGGTAGTAAATCATAGATTGCGAACAACCATTCTTTCgggttctcctcctccctctcgacCATGTGTTGCACGagctcctccggtgccagtgcccATACACTCGCCGCCATAGGGCATGTGATCAGTGCGTGCTTCCAGGTATCCACCGCCCCACATAGAGAGCAAGAATCCTCCGTCGCCATGTGCCGGTCCTTTAGTACTAAACCCATCGGCATTGAGAGTCTCACAAGACGCCACAAGAAAACCTTTAGTTTAGAGAGTACCTGCAAATGCCAAATCATAGACCATTTGCTGGTTTCATCGCGGTCATATGACGTACCACCCTCCTCATCCAGCCACACTTCCCGGCTGTGTTGGGTCCTTAGAATCATTCGATAGGCCGAGCAAACACTGAAGCGTCCTCAGAGCTCTTCATGCCACTCCAAGAAGTATGCCACCCGACGCATACATATAGGGATTCGAAGAATAGCCTCTGCATCAAAAGGAGTGAATACAGTTCAAACTACATCATGATTCCAGCTCGCGGTTGAGACATCTATAAGATGTGCAACTATTTGTGGGGGGTTCGGAACAAGTGTTGCGATGGGTCTTTTGAAATTATCCCTGGGGATCCAATTGTGATGCGAAATATTCGTGGTCTATCCATCACCAATACACCATATGATTCCTTGTAACAGGATATCCCGGCCATCGAGAACCGCTCGCCATATCTCGGACGGGTGAGCTCCCAACTCTGTGTGAAGCAAAGAGCACTCTAGGAAGTAAACAACCTTCAAAATCCAAGCACTCAAGGATGAGCAGTCCGTCAGTGTGCGGAGGTCTGCCTTGCTAGAAGTGACAGGTTAAATATCTCCAAATCTCGAAACCCCATACCTCCCAAatgtttaggcaaggtcatggtaTCCCATGCTACCCAGCtgggcttcctcctcccctgctTAGACCCCCACCAAAATTGTCGGATGATAGATGTGATGCTCTCGCACAAACCCCGCGGTAGTCTGAAACATGCCATTGAGAAGACACGAATTGCTTGAGCGACAAACTTAATCAAAACTTCCTTACTGGCTGATGAGAGCAACTTTGCCATCCACCCATTAATCTTTTCCCAAACGCGATCATGCAAATATTTGAATGTTCCATTCTTTGAGTGAGCCACATCCGTGGGCATGCCAAGATAGCGTTCGCTAAGAGACTCATTATGTACCTGCAAGTTGTTCTTGATAGTTTCTCACATCTGTGGTGGACACCCCGTGCTGAAGAAAATCGAAGATTTCTCATTGTTTATCCTCTGTCCAGAAGCATTGCAATAGGTATCGAGTAGGTTTGACACCAAGGTTAATCCCTCCCCACTAGCCTTGAATAGCGGCAGGCTATCATCTGCAAACAGGAGATGGTTAACGGTCGGAGCCGTAGGAGCCACCTGAATACCTGTCAGAGGCAACTGAGAACTTGATTTGAGGAGGCACGAGAGGCCCTCTGCTACGGTCAAGAATAAATAGGGGAAGATGGGGTCTCCCTGCCAGATACCTCGAGTAGGTTTGAAAGCTTCTAATTTTTCTCCATTGAAACAAACTGAAAAAGAGACTGATGAGACCATAACCATGACAATACCAATCCACCGTTGGTCAAAGCCCAACTTGGTCATCATCCCCTTCAAATAAGCCCACTCCAATCTATCACAAGCCTTCATCATGTCTAGCTTCAGTGCACAATTGCTGTTGGATTTTGCTCTCGACCGCTTCATAAACTGCAGACATTCATAAGCACAAATAATATTGTGTGTGATGAGCCTCCCAAGGACAAAGGCGGACTGCTCCTCAGAGATAATTTCTGCAAGTAAGACTTTTAGCGTGTTCGCGATGACTTTAGAGGCAATCTTGTACAGACCATTACGTAAGCTTATGGGCCGAAACTGAGCAGGAAACGTGGGGTTTGTTACCTTGGGGATCAAAACCAGTACTGTATTATTGATAGACTCTAGACTCTCCACGCCTGTCACAATTCTGAGAACAATATTGGTAACTTCATCCCCACATACCTCCCAATGGCGTTGATAAAAGTGGGCAGGAAAACCGTCAGGCCCTGGGGATTTTGTAGGGAACATCTGGAATAGAGGAACTTTAACATCTTCTTTAGTGTATGGCGCACACAGACTTGCATTCATCTCTGTTGTcaccttgagttgcacatggTCCAACACCGCATCCATGTTCTTCGCACCTTCGGAAAGATATAAAGACTTATAGAAATTAGTTGCTAGGCTCTTCAACTCCTCTGGGTTAGAAATATCCACCCCTAAAGAATTCTGCAGTGCCTTGATCATATTATTTTTCACCAGAGGCTAGCTCTCATGTGGAAGAACTTTGTGTTTCGATCCCCACTAGAGAGACATTCAGCATGGGCTCGTTGTCGCGACATGATCTCCTCCCTGTGGTACATCTCTATAAATCGTTCGTTGATCTTTAGCTCTGCATGTGACGGACCAGCTCTTGAAGGGTCATTCTTGAGCTCCTCTAAACTCAGCTTAAGCTTCTTTATCTCTCTGCGAACACACCCAAAGGTGACGTGGTTCATGCGACCTAGGTCCTTCGCTAGATCGAGTATCTTGTTGCGCAGCTCTTCTATCATAGTACACGGAGGACCAGCCCCCAACCCGTAGAGATCAAATTGCGAAAGTTGTCATGTGTCTCCCACATAACCTCATACTTAAATGGTTGTTGGGCACGCTAGGCAATCCCGCCACCTAGCTCAAGCAGTAGCGGGGAGTGATCTGAGGTAACCCCCGTCAGGTGCGTAACCGATGCCAAAGGGTATTTAGCTAGCCAATCTGTATTTACCAGAGCCGTGTCTAGCCTACATTTGGTGTAGGTTCCACCCACCACTTTCTTCTCAAAAGTCCAAAAAATGCCTCTGTATCCCAAGTCAAGCAGTTCGCACACATCAAGAACCTCTCGAAAAGCTTGGATCTCGGCATTGCTGCGCTGCCCAACACCTTGATGCTCGTCAGATCGAAGCACTTCATTGAAGTGCCCAATACAAAGCCACAGAAGATCAATCATAGTGCTACAATTCTTCAAGACGGACCAGGTTTGATGCCTCAAGTGGGTTTGTGCCTCCCCATTACGTAAGTCATCCTTCACTTCTCTATACCTTGTTCTTCAATGGTTACATCCAAGTGATAAATTGAATAACCCAAAAAGTCAACTTTTACTGAATTATTCCAGAACAAACCAATACCACCGCTTCTGCCTTGATTATTGACAACATACGAATTATTAAAACCGAAAGTTCCAACTAAAGACTCTACTTTTGTGCTATCAAGCTGTGTTTTAGCAATGCATAACAGGGTAGGGCAACCTACCTCGCAAAATCGTGAAGCTCACGAAGTGTCGCAGCTTGCCCGCACCAGGACAATTCCAGCAGAATATATTCATTGGCCCCggcaaagctcctcgaaaagcccGCCAAAGATGAGACACTCTTGCCAAGACTGCCACTTTTCTCCACTTCCTCCTCCTATGAAGCTGCCGTTGTTCGGTCCCTCTTTTGCTCTTGCTTGATGCTTGGACTATGGGGAACAAAAGGGGTGGGGGAACGCTATAATCTCCCCAAGACCCCCAGCCAAAGTTGTAGGCTTCATGGACTCTCTAGAAAACAATACCTCAGCTGGCGATCTCTTCCTGTTGCTATCAgccttcaccatgtcttcatCATCTACTCGGCAAGAGTCCTTATCCTCCGCGCGTTCTTCTCAAGTCGGTACTAGGGTCCATCCCATGGCCAGAACAACATCCTTGGCGTCCACCTCTTCGGTCTCGACTACCTCCAGGGCCCTGACCAGCTCGCATGTTCCAGGAAGCCTTGAGGTCTTTGAAAACCAGAGAAGAGGGAGGGTGTATGCCAATGCCATGTTCTTTGTAAAGATGGCCAAGCATGCCGCAGACTATGCACCAATCCGGGAGATTCTCATATTTCACTCTATAAATCTGGCGATGCCCACCTCTTATCATTCAAACTACATTCTTCCATGGTTTGTTGACATTAATCCGAACCCAATACCGATTAAAGTTCCCCACAAAATCTTGCAACTCGGGTTCAGCATAGAGTACCTCACCAGCCTTGGCTGCTAATGAAGGCAcgagattgccatacaaaggagggACATCATGAATCTGCACCCAAATATCGATTGTGTCTAGCGGTATAGTAGATGGTTTCGATAATCCATCATAGGGTTTACGGATGACCGCATCCCTTGGAAGTGCCATGGTCCATCGCATATGACCCTCTCCCAAACTCTAAGACAAGAAAACTGAACTATATATAGGTTCTCCTCCAGCGGCTTGAGTTGAACCTCCTGGGCTAGATCACATGCTGATCTCATATTCCTGAAAAACCAATATTGGATGTAGGTCTTGATCGAGTGAACTCGTACAAGTGCGATCCAGCGAGCCTCTTCTGGCGAAGCCTCTTCTTCGTCAAAAACAACATCATACATGTCCTCCTCCTGGAGACCTATCTCCTGCATAAGTGTTGTCACATCGTCCATGTCCGGAGGGCCATAGCCCGACCCCCACGCTCCGTCAGTCGCCATGAATCTTCAGAATCTTACCCGATCAGAGATATAGAGCGGGTGTTGCAAGGAACCCTAAGTCTTCCTCCTCCCACAGCCCCGTCGGGATCAGCAAGCGCCACGAAGCCCTCATTCATAGAGAGGCAGACGGGGATCACACCAGAGGTAGGGAAAACATGGTCTCAATGGTGGCGATCATAATCGCCCCTAGAGGATGAAGAAACCCTAACTAGGGAAGAAGGCGGCCCAGCCCGAAAAGCCCGCATACTAATTCATCTCTAGTTTAGCCCAACTCCTATGTGCCACCACATTTGTCCAGAGGTCTGTCAAGCCTGGTGCAGCGCCTTGTCAATGTCAACTTCATCCGTCTACACATGCTTGATGCAAGGAACACCACCGTGTGATGTCGCCTACGAAAAACACGGTTTGGTAAACCGAGCGTGTCGCCTCATCAACACTGTCTTTTTCTCACATGCCACTATCTCGACAACACTGTGCCCATGACTAATAGGACGCCTCCTTGCGCCTGCGGCTTCACAGAGATTACCTCGACACGGGCCATCCCGACACGACAGCGACCACAATGTCTCTCGCATGGCTACCTCAATCACGACTATACCATCCTACGCTCTCGGCTACATCGACATTGACACAAAGGGATACCAGTCACACACTGTGTTTTGTACCACTTTGTTATGATTATAAGTTCAAAAGTTTTGatcaattaaaaaaaat encodes:
- the LOC123396447 gene encoding UPF0481 protein At3g47200-like — encoded protein: MPGGRGGAGAGGGGGGGDITVHVEYLARSLMQKQAGAAAEEQHRAMATSHRLSRVPLHLRNNNANDYTPGFVAIGPLHSREDRRLRPAERLKVAYLNSLISRGHPDPSQHLAVIQAYIRVVAAREQEARAMYVGEEVVEIAADEFIQMMVLDGCFIIEHLINVATGHEEPSLHATPFGPAQLSVDLVLAENQMPFFLLVDLITCTKLPEFEATGYPAPVLLVKLVLYYLAGEKGRDMSEELPPAERVSHVLHLLHEMITAARTRWEPPPRAIQDGAVIETAQEAGRLLRRIPLLLFVPLLYPILPEDKKWSASYGKEDVPSASDLKRMGVQFKKARAGSASKALAGIASVLGPVPLAVKLTQHEDRLHLPQLRIEFRTAPLLLNLMAFEQSSSASTKTPTDVSAYVCFMAKMVQSAEDAGVLAAAEVVQQHGGAGNETKEAVARFFRTMGAASEAAAGGELLVTSYLCVLLDKLRERSRHPLYVMWADVQRNYFTLPWAVVIEVVALVTFVSTIVQTYASVKYHG